A genomic window from Phoenix dactylifera cultivar Barhee BC4 chromosome 7, palm_55x_up_171113_PBpolish2nd_filt_p, whole genome shotgun sequence includes:
- the LOC103719046 gene encoding methyl-CpG-binding domain-containing protein 9-like isoform X1, translated as MDPRPAPLAIDLNEFPPPPCDTPPAARAAEAPPDPVLGPPVPPPLLPYDAYALACRFHGNLAPAAGFPAEFPGEAGVGRPLPCGLCRRPETRAGTVVCDGCERGFHLSCARVRGRQHVAFEDWVCTECMLNGVPNKRWALGPARLLDINALPPSEGDGEVNTSEELHIGRNGGLNRINNTDGSSFSGFGASFPHLNDGHIRNAFDLGKDTEMVTDDMRNSSEGVSHHGLFASRDSEDPVSSSSLLGRSAVNNVTVSGQSQGEMFLQSLRNFIMERGGFLSEGWSVDFKESANRSGPYAVYCAPDKKRFESMAGVAQYLGIKSSFSTMDIDERSDGSGTAQKSLTLRRRKKDLARNLMITSYNENQDCVQVSCGMEPSSDTEVLDHECQDVTVGLPIQYEDFFVVRLGKIDLRMTYHDSYEIWPVGYKSYWHDKITGSLFECEVSDGGNAGPVFKVRRRPCFISPIPHGATVLLCKSVNKDDMPQRMESTSTTVDADYDKDDDILMLLSDPDQSQQDLLSCFSSNLGETSYESSVQINMQNPAVLTPDLNCHSERSSEASGMRDEIGEFYVEGRSSQSVWKMVSHTLLDACREVYRQSRCLQFCCRHNSRKFSSYSGNGTLETLDHLGPLVKFCCFHGPINTPRVIQNDSELEATCKSLAEWLNQDRFGLDMGFVQEIIESLPGSLACSHYQFLIDRTDFSTSLTVASGLLLAIQKNGEQGGEEVALYSLYRGHKKPRLQDFAEDNRSSEQQHPPGKPMNSRLPAELVGDVLQIWELLWRFYEILGLKEPPSFDELEEELIDPWPIGSYNLEKLQKEIQKCKDSASQLSNSANGPTSFPTGESGPVAHEESPFIFIPIETASAREAAQARLASYTYSRCNGVALTEIHIALLKVLVSELLCKVAVFVDPNFDARESKPRRGRKKDVDNCPPAKETKIDMLTINELTWPEIARRYILAVSSMNCCMDSPDVYSREGMKLFRCLQGDGGVLCGSLSGVSGMEADALLLAEAERQISGHMKRDNEVLPVDYKDFDAAIVASEPAVVNSNSLPEWAQPLEPVKKLPTNVGTRIRKCIYDSLDKNPPEWAKKILEHSISKEVYKGNASGPTKKAVLSVLAEASAGGLQQKPKGRKEKNPISLSDVIMKKCRIVLRRAVSADEAKVFCNLLGAALTYSNDNEDDGILGFPAMVSRPLDFRAIDLRLAVGAYGGSHEAFLEDVRGVWHNICTAYGDRPDLMQLAETLSQKFESLYEEEVLNLAKKCLDHAGAKHFDSETWKELHDVLLTANELPKAPWEEGVCKVCGIDKDDDSVLLCDKCDSEYHTYCLDPPLARIPEGNWYCPSCVQSQSKMPDSWMHSQFIKRHPRRHLGEEARAFQEALNQLAVTMEEREYWEFSIEERIFLLKFLCDEVLNTALIREHLEQSADKSNDMQQKLRNLGVEWRNLKIKEELLAMSAVKESASKFSGIGDLAREEGITAMCAGHGRLTGQQQNFSNKMNNTAIGSANPLKGASTTMEDCLVENGQGAVSKDYLLKSIMDTNANAKRPQMHTIDGPAMDTSFPEKSSCSMDVSKRDQFNGHDEKSVVSSQGESDEAGREVVTNIVNIEKNAPIPSKADILHGSHQFSDSRRSDLEESAHSLSTCSAVNTLVGELPASNQDRTLEGSHNNIHANVTEPEGSYLEMESLKNEISHLQDSISSLESQVMLTSVRREFLGRDSSGRLYWVIGRPGKRPWFVADGSMPAPSERRDTYLSGSHTCSPFNSDLNNFWALFESDNEIQELVDWLRDGDPRERELKECILQWLRLLLYQDTNHPPDDFQQISKSSVSEKSAAPHCLSTKAAMILESRYGPCLEPEASEIPRKRGGKTKIGYEERMYRCLCLEPIWSSRYHCLSCHQTFCTVVELEGHSDGKCIPTNPASDESKESDDQLKGKGAKSEIIKEKEHSDEVDIVETSNNKKLICWRLVKFPKKVCPYDLDEISKKFIIKNSNKELVQEVGLIGSNGVPSFVPSPVFFLDPTLLLNQNKKSDTGQNAGLALSEEWLPMSTRREGAGATASGDDIRNGTERATKSAQNCVSNGSDDQLIKTKGSSSDYMGDGERTSFVTTKTQGLEVSNRCAIPESSFRPLVGKIAQILKQLKINLLDMDAALPEEAVRPSKSHLMKRCAWRAFIKSSESIFEMIQATILFEGMIKTEYLKNSWWFWSSLTAAAKTPTVSSLALRIYTLDDSIIYDKDVLPNSDATENLKLTNKIGKKRKEVE; from the exons ATGGATCCCCGCCCCGCCCCCCTCGCCATCGACCTCAACGAGTTCCCCCCGCCCCCCTGCGACACCCCTCCAGCCGCCCGGGCCGCGGAAGCGCCACCGGATCCCGTTCTTGGGCCCCCGGTTCCTCCCCCTCTCCTGCCCTACGATGCCTACGCTTTGGCGTGTAGGTTCCATGGGAATCTTGCCCCCGCGGCCGGCTTCCCGGCGGAGTTCCCGGGGGAGGCCGGCGTCGGCCGGCCCCTCCCGTGTGGGCTCTGCCGCCGTCCCGAGACCCGGGCCGGGACCGTGGTCTGCGACGGCTGCGAGAGGGGGTTCCACCTCAGCTGCGCCCGGGTTCGGGGGCGGCAGCATGTCGCGTTCGAGGACTGGGTCTGCACCGAGTGCATGCTGAATGGGGTGCCGAATAAGAGGTGGGCTCTTGGGCCTGCGAGGCTTCTTGATATCAATGCCCTGCCGCCGAGCGAGGGAGATGGGGAAGTGAACACCTCGGAGGAGTTGCACATCGGCAGAAACGGCGGGCTAAACAG AATAAACAATACTGATGGATCTTCATTTAGTGGGTTTGGTGCATCATTTCCACATTTAAATGATGGTCACATAAGAAATGCTTTTGATTTAGGCAAGGATACTGAAATGGTAACTGATGATATGAGAAACAGTTCGGAAGGCGTTTCACACCATGGACTatttgcaagtagagattctgaaGATCCAGTTTCGAGTTCTTCTCTCTTAGGAAGGTCTGCGGTTAATAATGTAACAGTATCAGGTCAGTCACAGGGAGAGATGTTTCTGCAGTCATTAAGAAACTTTATTATGGAAAGGGGAGGTTTTCTGAGTGAAGGTTGGTCAGTGGATTTCAAAGAATCTGCAAACAGATCCGGTCCATATGCTGTATATTGTGCCCCAGATAAGAAAAGGTTTGAGTCAATGGCTGGTGTTGCCCAATATCTTGGGATAAAATCAAGCTTTTCTACTATGGACATTGATGAAAGAAGTGATGGTTCTGGCACTGCACAGAAGTCATTGACCCTTCGCAGAAGGAAAAAAGATCTTGCCAgaaatttgatgataacaagttATAATGAAAATCAAGACTGTGTGCAGGTCAGCTGTGGAATGGAGCCCTCATCTGATACAGAGGTCCTGGACCATGAATGTCAAGATGTGACT GTTGGGCTTCCAATTCAATATGAAGATTTCTTTGTTGTCAGACTGGGGAAAATTGATTTACGAATGACGTATCATGACAGCTATGAGATTTGGCCAGTGGGATATAAATCCTATTGGCATGATAAAATTACAGGTTCACTTTTTGAGTGTGAAGTGTCAGATGGTGGTAATGCTGGGCCTGTTTTCAAGGTGCGAAGGCGTCCATGTTTCATATCACCTATACCCCATGGGGCAACTGTTCTGTTATGTAAAAGTGTTAACAAAGATGATATGCCACAGAGGATGGAAAGTACTAGCACGACTGTTGATGCAGATTATGATAAAGATGACGACATTCTAATGCTGCTATCAGATCCAGATCAATCACAGCAAGACTTGTTATCATGCTTTAGCAGCAATCTTGGTGAAACATCATATGAATCCTCTGTGCAAATTAATATGCAGAACCCAGCTGTTTTAACACCTGATCTGAATTGCCATTCAGAAAGGTCTTCCGAGGCTTCAGGAATGAGAGATGAAATAGGAGAATTTTATGTAGAAGGAAGGTCATCACAGTCAGTATGGAAGATGGTTTCTCATACTCTTCTTGATGCTTGCCGTGAAGTGTACAGGCAATCAAGATGTTTGCAATTTTGCTGCAGGCACAATAGTAGAAAGTTTTCATCATATTCAGGTAATGGAACTCTAGAAACTCTTGATCATCTTGGTCCCCTAGTTAAATTTTGCTGTTTCCATGGGCCGATCAATACACCACGAGTAATCCAGAATGACAGTGAACTAGAAGCTACATGCAAATCACTTGCAGAATGGTTAAACCAGGATAGATTTGGATTGGATATGGGCTTTGTACAAGAAATTATTGAAAGCCTTCCTGGATCTCTTGCTTGTTCGCACTACCAATTTTTGATTGATAGGACTGATTTTTCGACATCATTGACTGTTGCAAGTGGGTTGCTCTTAGCCATCCAAAAGAATGGAGAACAAGGTGGAGAAGAAGTTGCATTGTATAGTTTATACAGAGGGCACAAAAAACCTAGGCTGCAAGACTTTGCTGAAGACAACCGATCAAGTGAGCAGCAGCATCCACCAGGGAAACCTATGAACAGCAGGCTTCCTGCTGAGTTGGTTGGGGATGTTCTTCAG atatgGGAATTGCTGTGGCgtttttatgaaattttggGTCTGAAAGAACCTCCATCATTCGACGAGCTTGAAGAAGAGCTCATCGATCCATGGCCTATTGGGTCATATAATTTGGAGAAATtacaaaaggaaattcagaaatgTAAGGACTCTGCTTCACAATTAAGCAATAGTGCAAATGGTCCAACCTCATTCCCAACTGGTGAATCTGGTCCAGTAGCTCATGAAGAGAGTCCATTCATATTCATCCCAATTGAAACAGCATCTGCAAGGGAAGCTGCTCAAGCTAGATTGGCATCATATACTTATAGCAGATGCAATGGAGTGGCTTTGACAGAGATTCACATTGCATTGCTGAAAGTGTTGGTCAGTGAGCTACTTTGCAAGGTTGCAGTTTTCGTAGATCCAAATTTTGATGCTAGAGAATCAAAACCTAGACgtggaagaaagaaagatgtTGATAACTGCCCACCTGCAAAAGAAACAAAGATTGATATGCTAACTATTAATGAGCTGACATGGCCGGAAATAGCCCGGAGATATATTTTAGCTGTCTCATCTATGAATTGTTGCATGGATTCGCCAGATGTCTATAGTCGCGAAGGTATGAAGTTGTTCCGCTGCTTACAGGGTGATGGTGGTGTGCTTTGTGGCTCACTTTCGGGAGTTTCTGGAATGGAAGCGGATGCATTG CTGCTTGCGGAGGCTGAAAGGCAAATATCTGGTCATATGAAGCGTGATAATGAAGTTTTGCCTGTGGATTACAAGGATTTTGATGCAGCAATAGTTGCTTCTGAGCCAGCTGTTGTGAATAGCAATAGTCTTCCTGAGTGGGCACAGCCTCTGGAGCCTGTGAAAAAGTTACCAACCAATGTGGGAACAAGAATTAGAAAGTGCATCTATGATTCTCTGGACAAAAATCCTCCAGAatgggcaaagaaaattttggAGCATTCAATCAGTAAAGAAGTTTATAAGGGAAATGCATCGGGACCGACCAAG AAAGCTGTTTTATCTGTGCTGGCAGAGGCATCTGCTGGAGGTCTGCAGCAGAAACCCAAGGGACGGAAAGAGAAAAATCCTATTTCTCTATCAGATGTCATTATGAAAAAATGTCGTATTGTGCTACGCCGTGCTGTTTCTGCTGATGAAGCAAAAGTTTTCTGCAATTTGCTTGGAGCTGCACTAACATATTCTAATGATAATGAGGATGATGGTATTCTTGGATTTCCTGCTATGGTTTCTCGCCCTTTGGACTTCCGTGCAATTGATCTAAGACTGGCTGTTGGGGCTTATGGTGGATCACATGAGGCTTTTCTAGAGGATGTGCGGGGG GTTTGGCATAATATATGCACAGCATATGGGGATCGACCTGATCTGATGCAATTGGCTGAAACATTGTCACAGAAGTTTGAGTCATTGTATGAGGAGGAG GTGCTCAACCTGGCTAAAAAGTGTTTAGATCATGCTGGTGCCAAGCATTTTGACTCTGAAACGTGGAAGGAGCTGCATGATGTTCTTCTTACAGCAAATGAGCTACCAAAAGCTCCTTGGGAGGAAGGAGTCTGCAAAGTCTGTGGCATCGATAAAGATGACGACAGTGTTTTACTCTGTGATAAGTGTGATTCTGAGTATCATACATACTGTTTGGACCCTCCACTAGCTCGAATTCCAGAAGGGAATTGGTACTGTCCATCCTGTGTTCAGAGTCAATCTAAGATGCCAGATTCATGGATGCATTCTCAATTTATTAAACGCCATCCGAGGAGACATCTGGGAGAGGAAGCTCGTGCTTTCCAGGAGGCTCTAAATCAGCTAGCAGTCACAATGGAAGAAAGAGAATACTGGGAGTTCAGCATAGAAGAG AGAATATTTTTGCTGAAGTTTCTATGTGATGAAGTGCTGAATACCGCACTTATTCGAGAACACCTAGAACAATCTGCTGATAAATCAAATGATATGCAGCAAAAATTGCGTAATCTAGGTGTAGAGTGGAGAAACTTGAAAATCAAAGAAGAATTACTGGCAATGAGTGCGGTAAAGGAAAGTGCAAGCAAATTTAGTGGAATTGGTGATCTTGCAAGAGAAGAGGGTATAACTGCTATGTGTGCCGGCCATGGTAGATTGACGGGACAGCAACAAAATTTCAGCAACAAAATGAACAATACTGCAATTGGTTCAGCAAATCCACTGAAGGGGGCATCCACAACGATGGAGGACTGCCTTGTGGAGAATGGACAAGGTGCTGTCAGCAAGGACTACCTGCTGAAGAGCATAATGGACACAAATGCCAATGCTAAGAGACCCCAGATGCACACCATTGATGGACCTGCTATGGATACATCATTTCCTGAAAAGTCATCCTGTAGTATGGATGTTAGTAAAAGAGATCAATTCAATGGACACGATGAAAAATCAGTAGTTTCTTCACAGGGAGAAAGTGATGAAGCTGGGAGAGAAGTGGTGACGAACATTGTAAATATCGAAAAGAATGCCCCTATTCCATCAAAAGCAGATATTCTTCATGGATCTCATCAGTTTTCTGATAGTAGGAGAAGTGATTTGGAAGAGAGTGCTCATTCATTGTCCACATGTTCTGCCGTCAATACCTTAGTGGGAGAGTTACCAGCTTCCAATCAGGATAGAACACTCGAAGGAAGTCATAACAATATTCATGCCAATGTAACTGAGCCTGAAGGCAGTTACCTTGAGATGGAATCTTTAAAAAATGAGATTTCACATTTGCAGGATTCAATTTCCAGTTTAGAGTCACAAGTTATGCTGACATCAGTAAGAAGGGAATTTCTAGGTAGGGATTCTTCTGGCCGATTGTACTGGGTTATAGGTAGGCCTGGTAAACGTCCTTGGTTTGTGGCTGATGGAAGCATGCCAGCACCATCCGAAAGAAGAGATACGTATCTAAGTGGGTCTCATACTTGTAGCCCTTTTAATTCTGATCTGAATAACTTCTGGGCTTTATTTGAATCTGATAATGAAATTCAAGAACTTGTTGATTGGTTGAGGGATGGTGATCCTAGagaaagagaattgaaggaatgCATCTTGCAGTGGCTAAGACTTCTGTTGTACCAGGATACGAACCATCCACCTGATGATTTTCAACAAATATCAAAGTCTTCTGTCAGTGAAAAATCTGCAGCTCCACATTGTTTGAGTACAAAGGCTGCAATGATTCTTGAGAGCAGGTATGGTCCTTGCTTAGAGCCAGAAGCAAGTGAAATCCCAAGAAAGCGTGGAGGGAAGACAAAAATAGGTTATGAGGAGAGAATGTATAGATGTTTGTGCTTAGAACCTATATGGTCTTCTAGATATCACTGTCTTTCCTGTCACCAGACTTTTTGCACTGTCGTTGAACTTGAAGGGCATAGTGATGGAAAGTGCATTCCAACTAATCCAGCTTCCGATGAAAGCAAAGAAAGTGATGATCAATTAAAAGGAAAAGGAGCAAAGTCGGagatcatcaaagaaaaggAGCACTCTGATGAGGTTGATATTGTTGAGACATCAAACAATAAAAAGTTAATCTGCTGGAGGTTGGTTAaatttccaaagaaagtatGTCCTTATGACCTGGATGAGATTAGTAAGAAATTCATCATCAAAAATTCTAACAAGGAGTTGGTGCAGGAAGTAGGGCTTATTGGTTCAAATGGGGTCCCATCTTTTGTCCCTTCACCTGTATTTTTTCTTGATCCTACATTACTGCTGaaccaaaataaaaaatctgATACTGGTCAGAATGCTGGATTAGCCTTATCAGAAGAGTGGCTGCCAATGTCCACGCGAAGGGAAGGAGCTGGTGCAACTGCATCCGGAGATGACATAAGAAATGGCACTGAACGAGCCACTAAGTCGGCGCAAAATTGTGTTAGCAATGGTTCTGATGACCAGTTGATAAAAACAAAGGGATCCTCATCAGATTATATGGGTGATGGAGAGCGAACATCCTTCGTAACTACTAAGACACAAGGACTGGAAGTTAGTAACAGATGCGCAATTCCTGAGTCCTCATTCAGGCCTCTTGTGGGTAAAATTGCTCAAATATTAAAGCAGCTCAAGATCAACTTACTTGATATGGATGCAGCCCTGCCTGAGGAAGCAGTAAGGCCTTCTAAGTCGCACTTGATGAAAAGATGTGCTTGGCGTGCATTTATCAAGTCTTCAGAATCAATATTTGAG ATGATTCAAGCAACAATCCTGTTTGAGGGCATGATCAAGACGGAATACCTGAAAAACAGTTGGTGGTTCTGGTCCTCCCTCACAGCTGCAGCAAAGACACCAACTGTTTCATCCCTTGCTCTCCGAATATACACTCTTGATGATTCTATCATCTACGACAAGGACGTGCTTCCCAATTCAGATGCAACGGAGAATTTGAAGCTGACAAACAAGatagggaagaagagaaaagaagttGAATAG